A single Lactuca sativa cultivar Salinas chromosome 8, Lsat_Salinas_v11, whole genome shotgun sequence DNA region contains:
- the LOC128127799 gene encoding umecyanin-like gives MRKVKSSLAVLMACMVVASMDFHGSTAKEFMVGGPFGWGVPQNHKFYDMWSNHHTFKPHDVLIFNFTGELSNNGVAEVTRDAYLKCDAENPISHQTTSLTRFNLKNTSTNNHYYICTIHQNCKLGQKLAIMVSFR, from the coding sequence ATGAGGAAGGTAAAGTCAAGTTTGGCTGTGCTTATGGCATGCATGGTGGTTGCATCCATGGATTTCCATGGCTCAACAGCAAAAGAGTTCATGGTGGGTGGTCCATTCGGTTGGGGTGTGCCACAAAATCACAAATTCTATGATATGTGGTCAAATCATCATACCTTCAAACCTCATGACGTGCTCATCTTTAACTTCACCGGCGAACTTTCTAACAACGGCGTCGCAGAAGTGACAAGGGATGCATATCTCAAATGTGATGCTGAGAACCCAATCTCACACCAGACCACCAGCCTCACTAGATTTAACCTTAAGAACACGAGCACGAACAATCATTATTACATCTGCACCATACACCAAAATTGCAAGTTAGGGCAGAAATTAGCGATTATGGTTTCCTTCCGTTGA